The genomic region TAAACCGACGACGCCTTGTAGAGggatcaaataaaatgttttagtaTTCTAGCAATTctgtttttctcctaattttcatGTCTTTATCTCATTTAAATTGAGGATAAAAATTTGTGTGACTTGTTCGGCAGTGTTTATGTAAATGCTGCACATTTGATCCATGCTAGCGATGGCAGGAACCAAGCTGTGCTATCACTCTCTGTTCAGGTTCTCCACCTACACAGGGACTAACTGTAGAAAACACGCAGATCTCATTAACTGGCACGAAGACAGGCAGCATGCTGAAATGAATCAAAGTTTTCATTTAAAGAAAAATCTTTAGTAGATCTTGTGATTTAGCCAGGATTTTTCTCAGCTCATTCAGAAGACGTCGTTTCTTAGAAAGAGACACAAAGTGAGCAGAATGAACAGGATTCAAACTGTCCGTAATTGGGTTACGCTCATGTGGCGTTCGTTCTGTGCCGTCAGAGGTTCTGCTGGACCCGTGCCGGACGTGGTGCCCGTCCTCGACCTGCCAGGCCGTCTGCCAGCTGAAGGAGTCCGACTCTCCGCCTTTGCCCCAGTTGGTCCAGTGTGCCGTCTGTGCCCTGGAGTTCTGCTCAGCCTGCAAGGCCAACTGGCATCCCGGACAGGCGTGTCAGGAGAGCAACCTGCCCGTCGCCTCCTTCCTACCAGGAGAAAACAGGTACTTTAGCTTTCTAGCAACTATTCACCTTATAGGCATTGTAAAACACCTATAAACACCTAAGTAACTAGTCTGGCCAGTCTAGTTGCAAACCTTTTGGCTTCTGAACACAAAACAATGTAAACATCAGCGTATCACCAAACCCCACTGTGCAGAGACCTAGTTTGCACATCCTACAGAAGTAGACCAGCCTAACGAACTCAAAATAGACTTGGTCTGCACGTTTATGTGACTGATTGTTTGTAGGGATAATTCTCATTCTGTTTTGCACTGAAGAAGTCTAGATTATGCAAGGCTGGAAGAGGTTAAGCTCAGACTCATCGGCTCTACTGACAACATTCGGGTGTGGAGAGGATGTCGTTGCAGGATTATAAAATTGACAGTGGGAGACGGCGCGAATCAGAACATTTATCCACCACAATTACCTTAAAGCTCTGAGAAAATGTGCAGGAGAATTTCTGAACCTTGTCTCCTCTACCTGAACCATCCGCTGTGGGTTTCGCTGCTCTACAGATCAAAACAAGTGGTGCATTCATGTTTTCCAGTGATACGTTTTGTGATGTGACAGAACGTTCTGTAATTTACTCAGAGCCCCTCATGATCATAAACAAAACCAACAATCTCAGTGACGTCTTTAGTCATGTTTAATCTCTAACTTGTGCTTTACCCGGCCCAGCTCTTTTTTTAAGGACGAAGAAGACGATGCACCTATCAAACGTTGTCCTAAGTGTAAAGTGTACATCGAGAGGGACGAAGGCTGTGCACAGATGATGTGCAAGAACTGCAAACACGCCTTCTGCTGGTACTGTCTGGAGTCCCTGGACGTGAGTTGGATCTTGTTTCAGTCTTGTAGACGTGATCTGTCTCCCTGTGATGGAGAAGCATCTTGTTTTGCTTTTTCTGCTCATTTTCATTCAAACTGATTGAATCTCCTTGGATGAAGTTGCATAAAAGCAAATTATCAGCCTGGAAATAATGATATAGTTTTAATTGCGACATCTGGACATCTGGACCTCAGTTTAGTTGCTCCTCATCTGTTCCTGTGTGTTTCCTTTCAGGACGACTTTTTGTTGATCCACTACGACAAAGGGCCCTGTCGGAATAAACTGGGCCACTCCAGGGCCTCCGTTATCTGGCACAGAACACAGGTGAGAACGCCTCCGCCGTTTAGTTTCTCGGCCACGCTGCAGCACCCACCCATGCACGTGTTTCCTCGTTCTGGCTCGCCCCGTCCTTTGGCCTCGATACTTCCAGATGGTGATGCTCGTGTTTATTCAAGCAGCACAATGGGAGAACAGGTTGAGCGACTTGGAGCAAGCGTCGGGTGCCTGTTATTATCCCCTTGTTTACATAACCACAGTTATTTCTGTTGGAAAGACAGGAATAAACCACATCTAAATGAGGTGTAACTTAGCACGTTTGAAAATTAGTGAACCAGCAAAATAACTGTTGGAATTTTTTCTATCAGTTTTTAGCAAAGTAGTCCGTTTGCGGTGTTTCACGTCAGTTCTTTCCTCAGCATTAGCGTACACATTGGCACATTGTGGCGGGGCGGGCTGAGTCATGTGATTACATTACAGCATCACAGTTCTGTTTCCCTTTACTTCACTGTCATATTAGAAACTGCCTCTCCCTCTTCTtcatgaaaacaaaatgtgagtttagttttcaaaataaaagcttcctTACCGTCTATATCTGTAGAAAACGCCGTATGTATGTATTTGTATATGGATCACAAGAACGTCACACCAAACATAAAACCACATTTAGGATCTGCTGAATCATGTATGCAGCAGTCATGTCGATAAAAAGCGGAAACCTCAGAATTAATAAGAAGTAATTGTAGCGTGAGTCTGCGGGTCTACAGCGACCTCTTGTGGTGAATTCAATTAGTTGCACTTTGGGAGAATTGGGAAAAATCTTTGAATTTTTAGCAAAAAATAGTTGATAATGCGTCAGATTTCTAGTGTGGATCTCTGATGAAGTCACTAAGATGCACGACTTTTCCACAAATGCATCATTTGTGCATCTTGATGTGAATTTTGTCTCATTTCAGATTTAAATTGTGGATTTTAAAAATACAAAAGGGAAGTTAAATAGGTTATCAGCCAAAgttgaaataaaataaatgatattTATTTCAGTAAACTTTATTCTATTCCTTACATAACACagatgttctgttctgttcttgtAGTGTGCCAATACAAAGATTTATTTTTAGATGAATGATAACTGGCCATATAACATTTTGCATATGGTGGCTGCCATAATTTTGCAACACGGCTGTTCATCAAAAACAAAAATGAGTAAAATGGGAAAATCTTGGTATTTTTTTTGGAATATTTGATTTTTATTCACTTATTTTGAGTAATTTTTTAGAAATTGTCTGACCTCTGCTGGCATCTTTGTGCAACTGCAGTTGCTTTGGCATATTAGGAAATATCAAATTCATATAATAAATGTAATATAGTAAAAATTActtttaaacaaaatgtttaatttaatttaaaataagtTTAATTTGAACTACAGGTGTATCATGACTCTAACAGAAGAATACAGTTTAATCCGCATTTTCACTGTTTTTAtttgttgtcgtcgtcttcccttCAGGTCGTAGGAATATTCGCTGGCTTTGGCCTGCTCCTGCTAGTCGCCTCCCCCTTCCTTCTCCTGGCCACtcccatcgtcctctgctgcaagTGCAAGTGCAGCAAAGGCGACGACGACCCGTTGCCTACCTAAACGTGGATCCCAGTGAAACGGCGAGGCGAGTCGAGGATGGTCCATGACCTCTTTGTCCGTTTCGCCACGTTCCATTCTCGTTTTCCTCCCACCAGCTTTGAAAAAGCTTCTTTTGGTTTTTCTTGGGTTGGGCCTTCATCCGCTAGTTGCTTTGGAATTCATCGCTCTGCATGAGGACGCCAGAAGAGACGGTCTAGATGTTCCTCTGAAGGGAGGTCAGTGGTGAGCAAAAGCAAGACTTTTAAAGCGAACACCTGCGTCCGTGTTGGTACAACTTTGGTGGGTTTTTGGGACGTTCAACCTGTATTTTGGTGAAAAACATTAAGACACGCTTTCCTCTTGTACAGACACTCACACAGGAGCCACCTGAGGATGAACTTTGACTTCTGCTTTTGTTGGTTTGACGTAAACACACACATACCCTTAAAAAAGCTTTCTCTCCTTGTCACATTCATTGTAGCTCTACAGAATCAGCCAGGCGCATGTTGGGTGTTCACCCGATTTGCACGCTGAGCGTGACTTCTCGGTCACATCTGTAACTGAGGTAGAGCAGAGAGGCTGGCGTCGCTCTCGGCTCTGTGTACAGCACGTCCTCTTGATGATGTCAATGTTTTATAATCTCGCGCTTTTAATAGAACCGCTAAGAGTCGTGTCTGTGTTGTATCTTACCGTCTTCTCCGGCAGACGTATTAAAGAGGAACGCCACTCAAATTTAGATATTATTTTGTGTTAAAATAACAAAGCTTTTCACTTCTGCATAACTGTAGAAACAAGGTAATTGATTTAACAGTAATATGCAGAAATGTCCAAAATTGAGTGGCGCTCCCCTTTAAGTTTAGCAGCGGTTTTCTGTCTATCAAAAGGACTTCGTCTCCACACGCTGCGGATTGATTTCATTAGAAACGTCTCTCCTGTCGCTCTCACTCCTAAGGTGAAGGTTCAGCCAAATAGAAATGATTAGCCTTAAGTACAGACGAGCCTACATCAGGCATCACAAGACTCAAAGCATCAAATCTTAATAAACCCAGGGAAAGCTTGTGCTAAAGGCATTACAGACGGTGAGTGAAGCCCTTTACCTTCAGATGATTCAATGATGTCACCCATAAGCCGCTCTGTTCATAGACAGTGTACAAAACCAGCTGTTGTGTTGTGCATGGATGTTCAAAGCCTCTCGGAGGTTAAGCTCAACCGTCATTGATCCAAAATGTAATCCCATCGCTCCTGTTTAGAGACTTTTCATGCAAACTTGCATATATGTTAGTGCTCAGTGTTGTGTTGGGGGTTACACCTCCCAACTACAAGCAGCTCTTCCCTGCAGGGATTCCTGAAAAGCCTAAAGGGTCCACTTATAAAACGAATGTTTCTAAATTTGGGGCTCATCAACACAAAGCTGCTCTGTACCAATAACACCGTATCTATGCAAGTTTGTACATCACCATTAGTGTAAGGAGCTGTGTCAGAGATTAGATCAGGATCAAATGTGCTCATGGCTTTAATTTaaaggaaaattcccccatgtttcCCTTTGTTTTTAGGTCCTTTATGATTGATCTGGTTTAAAATGATTGTGTAATGCGCTCTCggatgagatttatttaatttgtgGATTAAGCTAAGTAGAACTTGATTATTTGTATTTATCCCCAactttttaatttaacaaatcgCTCGCTAGTCTAAATTTTTCTTTATTCTGGGTCTAAACTAAAAATTCTTCCTTAGCTTCATGTTTAAATTTGATGTTTATGTTTTAAGAGGTTAAATGCCCTTAAAGACAGTCTTTTCTTATCTACTGTAGTTACAATATTTTCTCTATTTATCAATAAATACTTAACCTGATTATAAAGTTCTGTGCAAAACATAATTTAAAAAGAAAAGCGTCATTTAATCGTATGAATCATTCAGACCTTTAAATGAAGTAATATGGGGCTTGGTTGAAAACAGCCGTTTTCCTTTAATCAGGGACCTTCTTCTGTAAATCCCCGTTTGATTTGCTTCCTACAACCTGTTGCTCTCTCACTCCTTAAGTTGGAATTTTCTTAGAATCTGGATagtttttattactattattgtttCTTTGTAAATCATTTAACATCATTTCTGttaagaaaaaaatggttaaagcATCATTTGAAGAAAAGTAAATGTTAGTGCATGTGATATAAGTCTGAGCGACATGACTCatcatttgtgattaaaaaggtCTCCGCTAAGCTATTCTAATCTTTCTTTCCCAAAGTTACCCAGATAGTCCTTTATTCCTCTGCTTTTATGACAAAAATGTAATTGATTCAGCTTTTGGATTTAAGATGATTATCAGCAATAGCCTTAAATGTTGAATTGCGTATCTTTCATGGACCTCTTCACCTGTATGATCCTTAGATCTAAAGGTTCCCTTCCAATGCTTTCATTTTCTTTATGACAATCGTGCCAAACAAGGTTTTTTACCAAGTACACAGACCATACAAATATAGAGTGGAAAATGTGGtttctgtgttttgtttgtttgtttgtttgtttgttttattcttgGGCTACATGGTAGCgctgttgctttgcagcaagaaggttgcaggttcacatCCTGActatggcctttctgcgtggagtttgcatgttctccccatgcatggaaGGGTATCCTCCAGGTACTCTGGCTTCTTCCTACAGGCCAAATACATGCATGTTTAGGTTAACTGGTGTTTCTAAATTGTCCCTTTGGCGAGAGTGAATGGTTGCGTGTCCTGTTTTGTCTCTGTGTGGTCCTTTGATGGACTGGTGACCTCTTCAGGGTGTACCCCAACTCTCGCCCAATGGCTGCTTGAGTTgagcatcagcagctccccatgacCTGACTGAGGGAAAAGCAGTTAGATATGTGGCGTTGAGCCTGCAGTTCTGAATTCAGGAGCCAAATATCGTCGTAAATCAAAAAGAAAAAGAACCATAGTGCTATCAAAATGTTTTTACCtccttattttgtttttgtgacactTGAATGATCCAGATCAGAAAGCAAATGTTAAAACTGGACAAAGATAGTCAAAATTAATATGAAGTTCAAATTTCAAACAAAAAATTTCCAATAAAAATGAACTATTCAAACAAACCTGGATATGTGAATTACCTACTAGCCTTTTTTtcatcatctgaccacatgaaatGGGCTAAACAATCTCAAAAAGCTGTACATCTTGCCCCATTCAAGGCATTGAAGCACAAAAGACTTCCGAGGTCTAAACCccctagcctggccagccataccattgcttccttatgggaagcaaagggtCTGGTAcctctcccattcaaataaccccaccccttgagaattctaaccgagccaatcagcttaCGTCACACACcgtgacgctcagtttctcataaacaacaaaaatggcgtctgaagcggagttcgttGTGGCtcattcctctgttctaaatgactaaaACAAGGTTTTAAAAACCACAAAGAGAAGAAGCTCTAAAAACCTTTCCTCTAAAAAGtttttgcgccattgccagacgccatctttgactacagctaaaaatgtACAGGGCCAACACAGTCGTCTTTTCTGCCTTtttcctgattggttatttttgagctggctagtcccacccTCTGCCTCTGATTATCCAGAGTTTTGTCCCCGTGGCACTGGGTATAAAACTAACACTGCTTTTTCAGCTACATAATCATATCAGCAGTAAAgcacggtggtggtagtgtgattgtctggggctgctttgctttattgatcccacagtgaggaaatgcacttgttacagcagcaccaacacctccgagaataatttgaagaaaaataataacaaaggttcgtgtaaatacacataggcagtagtctagaaCTGTAACCTTCAaacactaaaaaccacaaatataaaagtaaaaaacttgggttccagcactatgcagcatactgcaagtGACACAGACATACTTTGTATGGTACTGAACGAGTACTGAACACATGAtaaatattgcattggtgttattgtgtaacaggataatgccagtaccagttaagctGAGGAGTTATacgctcttactgcagaggggatgaatgacctacggtagcgttctgttcccTCTCCGTTCATTGTCACGTATCAATGAAAAGCTCaggtctaaattgtccaaagttatAACCAAAGCCGCTTGTAATGAGCGTCGTTCCTGATTCACTGCCATGGTTCCTTTGCTCTGTCACAGCTCTGCTTTGCCGTAAAGGTGCTAAGCCCACCCAACGTCTCTTTACAATCAGAGTGCTGAAACCGACCCGGCCTACTCTCATCTAAGCCAGTGATGGAccggctgaggctacaatggagcgtggctagaccaaacGTTGCTTCTGctacggtttgtctagatttctaggctaggaaAACTGTCCAGTTTGCTGAATTAAACCAATTCTGGAAAGAGGAGTGGAACAAAACCCTCCGCAGTGATTCACCACCAGTTATTACGAATGCTTGGTTGCTGTTATTGCCACCAAAGCCACCAGTTATtaggtttattttttacatataTCCAGGTTGATTGGATAGTAATTTTATCTGAATAAATGAAATTGTCATTTAAAAACAGCTTTTTGTCTTCACTCAGGTTGTTgctttgctgatctgaaacatttaagtctaacaaacaaaacaaatcaacAGAATAAAAGTGAATCTGAAGAAAGTTTGAAGCTTCCATCAGGCACAAACTGACTTCCATGTTTCTCCACGTTTTTCTTGCCCTGTTTGCCGACACCTTTAAACGAATCGATTCTTTATTATGCAACAGAATAAGAACCGAGCAGCCTACGCTACGATCACTGCTACTGCATAATTACTTGTTTATGAGGGCTTAATAAATAATGAAGGCCTACCAAGTATACGGCCTTCACACCGATTAATCATCTGCACACACGTTCATGTGCAGGATCTGCATTTAAGTATTGAGAAAGCTAAAGTTTATTTCACCAAAGCTCGAGGTGTACTCTACAGATGACTTTTGGTTAAGAGCAGCTTTTATATTTTAGACTTTTAACGCGTCAAGAGATGAAGCTGCATGATTTTTCTCTGACCTATACATGTTAAATATTCCGATATTGTAGCCTTTAAATATTTCTGGATTTGTAGCATCGACGAGCTCATCAATCAGCTGTCTGTTTAGTTCACGTTCTCTTTTTTTTCCGGATTGTATTTTTATGTTACGGCCTGTTATTTACGATGTCGGTCCATCTTGTATCTGGAATATTGGGTTCACGTGTCTCTCCcttctgttttgttgttttttttttatttttttaaactgcaCCTGTTACATCATCATTGACACATCTGTATTATCTGTTAATGAACTTATTATGAATTAGTGTTAATTATCAAAAAGTGAGAAAAATAGTTTGATTTTTGGTCCGGTGATGACAGATTATAATTCTGTACAACTCTCATCTCTTTTTATCTCCATTTCACTAACACTGTGACATCAGGTATTAAAGGTTGTTGTTTTTGTGATTCTGCTCTCtctttttttgtgtgtatttACGATTTTATACGACCTGCATCAGTTAGTGAAATGGTTTTTCCTGGTGTCCAAATTGTATACTTCCTCTTGGTTTCTGGTAAAGATGAGTTAAAACTAGGcctcaatcccaatactcgcacttccacccttcaATTGTCCAATCCTGTCGAGGGTtgcaagtgcgtagggtgtcccaatcCTCAAGTGCGGATGTTTACCACATCTCTTTTGCACCATTTATCTGTACTTTGCCCAAGTTCACATCGACTTGGGCAAAGTACAGATAAATGGTGCAAGAGGGGCGAAggttattacccacaatccattggtgCGTGGGAATTTAGAGAAGAAGGTGGCATCATTGGCacaatggctcaagtgcctttagtaaaaatgtattttcaaacaATAAAAGTTCATTTGAGGACGATTAATGATATTTGAgccctgggaggggcttggagtagatccgctgctccttcacatcaagaggaggcagttgaggtggctcgggcatctgattgtggtgcctcctggacgcctccccgttgattcccccggaagagctgacccaagtggctggggagagggaaggctgTGCCTCTCGACTTAcagtaggctactgcccccgcgacctgactccggataagcggctgaaaagggactgatggatggataatgATATTTGTTCATGCTCTAAGGGTTAGACTAAGCTTTTATGTGAACAGCAATAAATGTAAGTTTTGTCAAAAATGTGCTGGCTGTTTAAAAGTTGTtgataaagattttttttaagtagcacaaACAGCAACAGGCATGCATCATGGTCGATGATGTAATGCTCCCTGGTCCagttcggcaattatttgcacatttgtgtactacacactcgaagCTTTACtacacacttcctccaagtgcacgtcGCTGAAGATCATAGGGCGCGGTGCGAGTATTGGAAGTGGGCCAGAATAACTAAAAACCTAAATATATATGACAGAAACTCTTATGTTATGACCTTTCAGGAGACAAAGATGACCTTTTTTATTTCAATGTTACACTTGATCAATGGAGGTAAGCAAAACAGTGCAAAGTCCTCTAAAGTTAAAATGTTACATCTCCTGTCAACAGTGACATTTTGTAGAGGGCATCCGCTTCTTCTCATCTACAGTTTAACTTGCATCAGGCATCTTTTCCTTCATGTTCACACCAGCTCTGTCTGTTCCATCGCCGCTCTTTGTGCTCATCAGGCATGTGTCAGCCTTTTGTTAAGGTCTGCCAAAGAACAGGTTGTTCTCTCCCCTCTTCTTTCTCTCCTGCCTTTGTGTCTATTTCCTGCCAGATGCTGGAGCGGGAGCATTAACAAGACAACCCTGAAAATGAAAGTGCAAACGCACAGCGATACATCATCCCTCGCCAGCTGCTCTCCGCTTGGAAGTCTCTCCACCAATCGTCGGGCAGGACCACAGGAAGTTGCCATCTGTGGGCGCCATGGTGACGACGTTTGTGGATGCACAATGAAGCTGATGTGTTATCAGAAAAATAAATGATTCAAAGGCAGCGCCAGGAGGTGCGGGGATGGATCTGGCAGGGTGGATATAAAGAGAGGGAAGTGTGAATCACCTGGAAGGGAAGGAACACTAAAGAAGGAATCAGCAAACTTTTGCACCTGTTCTGGATTGGGGAAAAAAAGACGTGATGGCTGTAGACCCATCAGGGGGATGTGCTTGGGCTTTACGTTTACTGcaaatatttcttttttttatagCAGCATCACACCCCTTTTTAATGGACTTGAAATCACACCATTTCAGATGTAAGAATTAATTTTTCTACTCGTTTCTGTGCAGTTTTTAGACTTAAAGGTTATAGTTCATTCATTTTCTAAGCCAAATCCTCATTTGTTTTCTCAAATAAGGCATCTTatataaaaaatcattaaaaaatatcTTTTGGATGTCTTGACTTTCTGGCCCATAGACTAAAATTCAAATctaaatcaagaatgatttgATTTCTAATTTTGGAGGCTACAATAAATCAGTTTGCCAGGAGAGGGAACTAGAGCACTGCAGACATGAGCTGAGGCTCTTTATAAACAAGCCGTCTTTAGCAACACTCTTCCTTTATGCAGAACAGTTCAAACATGTCTGGTTGTTACTCCTTAAAGACTCAGAACAGGAGAAGGTCCCAAACTACGACCCTTTTCCTTTGTTATTCGAGCAGATTTCAGTGTCTCTCTTGGCTTTAAGAGCAGCTCTAAACACCTTTTCTTCAGCGGTGGTGGATCTCAGTGACAGGTGTCCATCAAATGGAGTAAAAGTCGATACGAACTCTGTGACAGCTCTCCGTGTGAGGCACTGCTCAGGATTTCTTTCACAGGACTAGTTATGACATCAGCCGGTCGGTGACGTTACAGGACAAAAGTGCAGACTGATTATTTGATCTCATGGTGTGGTTAAACTGCTCATTGTCCCTTAAGACTGTGATACACTTTAGCTTCCTGCAGTACATGATGGTCTCTGTCAAATACAGAAAAAATGGTTTGTATTTTGTAACCCTGGATTCATCCAGCTTAGCTGAGCACAAAATCTGTGTTATTATGGCatttaaccatccatccatccatccatccatcttctgaacccgcttcgtccacgtagggtcgcgggataATGGCATTTAACGTTTAAagtagttattttttttctaataaTATGGACTTTTGTGTGAACTAAAGTATGTGTATGTTTCTACTAATTCGCCCTAAATTGAAGTATTTTGACCTCAGGTGACCTGTACCAAGCACACTCAAACACAAGAAAGTAAAAACATGAATTAAGAAAATGCGTTTTACTATCGAGTCTTAATGTgtttaaagaaaatgttttaaaactaaTTGTACATTTCCACTCTCAAGGAATAGAACAAAAGTGAACTCTTATTGCCACGCCTCTTTAGTGGGATGATGTTTCATCTATGATCTTTCTAGACGAATCATTTAAAACATGAAATTGTCAGAACAAAGGATGGTTTTGCTCTTCGCAAAGAGCAAGGCACTATTTGTAGATCTAGTTTTTGTTTGAGTCTTTCTTGGATGCTGAAGTTTTATATACTGTAGctttagctcaggaggtagagcgactTGTTCAGTAATTGGAGGGTTGTGGGATTGATCCAGGCTCCTGGCAAagaatgctgttgtgtccttgggcaagagactTGACCCATCTTGCCTGAaggtgatggtcagagggaccggtggcgccagtgtttggcagccttGCCTTCGTCACTATGCcctagggcagttgtggctacattgtagctcatcatcactagcatgtgaaagggtgaatgattgtgttgtgaagcaccttggagggttgtagaaccctagagggcggtatacaaatacaggccatttaccatgtataCAAGTATTGATGCGATGGTGAGTTTGGAGAGCCCTTCCAATCAGAATTTTGAGATGTTAACCTGGTGAGTATATTCTAAAAGCATGTGTGAATTTGTCGCGGCATACCCATGTCTTCATTTCACTGGGATGGTCCCAAAGGACTGCCTTCTGGGTCGTTTCAGGGACCTGCCAAGTACCTACACTGGGTATGGAAATGGCTCAATAGAATCGCCGAGCAGAACTTGTGGTTAACTTGTGCCAATTGGTTGTTAGTAAGAAATTATATCGACATATATCGCCAACCATTCAGCATTTGCAAAACTGGAAGTTGCAGGTGAAGCAAAATTGAAGGAAAGGATAATAAGCATTCACACTGCTTTAAAATCActgtttctaaactcccaacactgacaaaaTGTGGCCAAAATCCCTCCAGAATGCTGTAGTTTCCACTACTTTGTGGTTTCCTGCAGAGTGCCATAAAACAATCCTTGATCTGATCATTGAATGCAAGATTTTACTTGACACAGCCATTCTCTCAGTCCTCTGAAA from Nothobranchius furzeri strain GRZ-AD chromosome 18, NfurGRZ-RIMD1, whole genome shotgun sequence harbors:
- the rnf144aa gene encoding probable E3 ubiquitin-protein ligase RNF144A-A, translated to MTTARYRPTWELAVDPLVSCKLCLGEFPLEQMTTITQCQCVFCTLCLKQYVELLIKEGLETAISCPDSACPKRGHLQENEIECMVATEMMQRYKKLQFEREVLLDPCRTWCPSSTCQAVCQLKESDSPPLPQLVQCAVCALEFCSACKANWHPGQACQESNLPVASFLPGENSSFFKDEEDDAPIKRCPKCKVYIERDEGCAQMMCKNCKHAFCWYCLESLDDDFLLIHYDKGPCRNKLGHSRASVIWHRTQVVGIFAGFGLLLLVASPFLLLATPIVLCCKCKCSKGDDDPLPT